From the Cystobacter ferrugineus genome, the window AACCTGCGGCGGCACACCGCGTTCTCCGCGGCGTGGGAGTAACCGGGCGCGTCCGCCCTCCAGGGATGAGTACGGGGGCGAGAGGCCGGGTCTTCTCGTCCGCCAGGGGGAACTCGTCGTTTTTCGCCCACCGATTGCAGTTCTGGCAGGCAAACAACAAGTTCTCCCATGTCCATGCGAGCCACCAGTACCTTGACGTCGGCCGGTAGTGTTCGAGGTCGTTGCCAACGTTCTCGCAGACCTTCTCGCAGTAGCAGCACTTGAATGACTGGCGGCGCCAGAGTGCTTCTTTCACCGCGGTGTAGCGAGTCCCGAGTTCGTCGCGGTCATAACCACTCGCGAGGACGATGGCCCGGAAACGCTCGAGTTCGCCGCGCCGGACGTCGGGTAGCTCAAGGGGCTCTGGCCCCCTGTCTATCCGGATCATGCTTGCCTCCGGGGGACCGGGTCGTAGGCGACGGGGACACGCTCGTTCTGGAGCCACTTCAGAAGTCCGGCCATCTCACCTTCTTCTTCGTCACTCCGGTAGGCGTCGGCGGCGAGTCGAAGGTAGCGGTGCAGTTTCTGCGCATGTTCCTCCGGGTAGACCGACCGGATGTCGAAGAAGCGCTCGTAGATCTCCCCTCCAGAGAGCAGGCGGGGTTGTTGCGTCGATTGAGCCCACCGCACGCTTCCATCCTGCTCCGCCTCCAGGATGAAGATCTCATGTGGCTCCAGCCCGGGGAGCACCATGGGGGAGTGGGTCGTCGCGACGAATTGAACGCGCGGAAGTGCGTGCCGAAGCGAGCGGACGAGCCCTCGCTGCCAGGTTGGATGGATGTGTAGATCGATCTCGTCAATGAGGACGAGCCCCTCGATGTCCTTCAACGGAATGGGTTCGCCGGCCTCGCTCCAGACCTGTGCGACGAGATCCACGACCCACGCGATCGTGGATTGGTATCCCTGGGACATCCAGAGCGCGGGGATCCTGATTTCCTCACCCGAAGGAAGCCGCATCGCGAAGCGGTTCGCTTCGACGAAGGTCTTCGAGTCACTGATGCCACCCCTGCCCATGAACATAGACACGTGACGCGGTGCTCAGCGGCTGAGGAATGTTGCGGCTCACGCCATACCCCGCGACAAACCACAGTTTCAATCCGGCCGCTCTGGCCTCCTGAAGTGGATCGATACCCTTCTGCGTCCCCTGTGACAGCGGGAGCCTCGTCGATGCATCCACGAATTGGGAATTGCCACGCAGGACTCCGAGCCGTGTGGAAGTCGTGAGCTTGCTTCCGAGAAGTGGTGGGTGCGGCGGTTTCTCGTCCAGGCCGGGATACTCGCGAGCCTTGTGGAGGCGTTCACTGAAGCCGAAGGTCGCTTCGATGGTGACCTGCGCATCCTCGCGCCGTTTATCCGGCATGGTGGTGATGTACGAAGTCCCAAGCTGGTTGCCACGTTCGGGGCCAGTAGCGGCGAGGGCGATTGCCCTCAAGAGCGACGTCTTGCAGAGACCATTCTCGCCAACGAACACCGTCCAGGAGCGTGGCTGCCCCTCGTGCAGGAATGGGATCTTCATGTCGCGGAGCAACTTGAGGTTCGCGACTGTCAACTCGTGCAGATACATGCCGCCTCTGGGCGGCGGACGCTATTAGAACCTGCTTGCCGGACCGATCCGGAACGAGATGCTCGACTCTCCGGATGAGGGATGGCGCGAGAGGAGCGCCATTTCATCCGCGAGCGAACATCTCGCGAGTGTTCCGCTAATGGGCGTGGCGCTCGAGGATGAACTCGAACACCGCGCCCGGCGTGGGCCCGAAGCGCAGGAAGTAGTCGCGGTTGCCCTGGAGCGCGTGGAACGAGGCCACGTGGGTGATGCCCGTGCAGACGGGCCGGGCGGCCTCGACCTTCACGGCGACGTCCTTGGACTCCATGCCGTCATATGCGCCCACGGCGAGTTCCCGGTCGAGGTAGAGCACGATGTGCTCGTCCTGAGCCGGCCGCGAGACGAGTGAGGTGTAGCCGTGCTGCTGCTCGCCGGGCAGCGTGACGCGGTAGCGCGAGTGGCCCGTGTCGGTGAGGGGCGCGAAGCCGAACGGGGGGGCCTCTCCCGTCGTGGCCTGGATCGCCTCCGCCTCGTTCGCGAGCGCGTGGGTGCAGGCGTGCTCCAGCTCTCCATCCCGCTCGGAGGTCGTGAAGTCCAACCGGCCGTCCCCGAGGAACGCCGCGGAGTCGAGCCGGTTGCCCACCTCGGCGCCGCGCAGGGCGGACAGGTCCAGGGTGTAGCGGGACTTCTCCTCCAGGGTGGCGCCACCGGGGCCGCCGTCCTCGGGCGCGGGCAGGGTGAGCAGCAGCTCGCGGCCCTCGTCGCTCCACTGGCCGGTGATGACGCGCGGCGCGATGCTCGAATCCGTGTGGTTCTCCAGCTTCACCTGGGCGTGGGTGGTGCGCATGGGGACGCTGAAGCGCAGCGACAGTTGCTTGCGCGAGTAGATGCCCGGGCGGCGCGCCTCGTGGTCGAAGTACAGCTCCAGGGGATACACGTCCTGGGCGCCCTCGGGGATGCTGGAGGCGGTGAGGACCGGACGCGGGCGATCCGTCCCGGTGCGGAAGCGCAGCGTGTGCTCCACGGGCTGGCCCTGGGCATCCTGGAATCCCTCGAGCGTGAGGGTGTGCTCCTCGTCGTGGCCGATGCGGGTGATGGGCGCGGTGAGCGTGTTGCCGGACCAGGTGGGCGCGCCGAGCTCCAGCCCGGAGGAGGGCCGCAGGGTCCCCTTGGACGTGTCCATGGGCCCGCTGAAGGTGAGGGACACCTGGGTGAGGGCGCCGGGGAGCTGCGCCTCGTCGCCACCGGCGGGCGAGGTGGCCGTCACCGAGGGCGTACCCGGCTCCGGGTTGGGGTTCGCGGGGGCCGGCGGATCATCGCCACAGGCGGACAGCGCCAGCAGGCAGGAGGACAACACGGTGGACAGAAGGGGAGCGCGACGCATCGTTGGGAAATCCTCGGGAGGGTGAAGGACAGGACACGAACGCGACCAGGGCGGCCCCTCATGCGAGAGAGGCCGCCCCGGCGCGCTTCACTCGGGGACGATCAGTTGCTCAGCGAGCCGTTGCAGTTCTCGTCCACGCTGTTGCCCGGGACTTCCGCGGCCCCGGGGTTGATGCTGGCGTTGCTGTCGTTGCAGTCGTACCGGGCGGTGACGTAGCCGGACGGCGGCACGCAGGCGGAGAGGATGGAGACGCTGTTGTTGCCGTAGGCGTCACCGTCCGTGTCCTGGTAGTAGCGGGTGTTGTAGTCCTCGACGCGCTCGGGGATGACGCCCACGAGGTTGCCCGAGGCGGTGCCCAGCTCCAGCGTGTACGTGGTGCCGGCGGTGAGGTTGTAGACGGTGTAGTTCGTCAGCCCGCAGCTCGTGCTCACCGCCTGGGCGAGCGCGGAGGAGAGCGTCGTGGTGCCGCTCTTGGCGGTGACGGTGATGCTCTTGTTCAGGTAGAAGGCCCAGGAGCCCGTGGTGCCCGGGGTGAACTTCACCGTGCCCGTGGCGCCGGCGGGCAGCGTCACGTCGAACTGCTTGTGCGTGCCGCTGAGGGAAGGCGTCGAGCCGGTGAGGCCGCTCGTCGCCGTCACGGCCACGTGGTCGGCGCTGTTGTTCGCGTGCAGGCAGGAGTGGGAGGCGATGGAGGGGCTGAGGGCGGTGCAGCCCGCCTCGAGTCCCTGGTCCTGGGAGCTGAAGTCCATCTCCTCGCCCTCGGGAGCGGGACCGCAGGCGGAGAGGGCCAGGCCCAGGAGCGCGCCCCAGGCGATGTGTTGCGTCGGCTTCATGGTTGTCGTTCTCTTTCGTGGTGATGCGGCGGATGCCGCGGGAACTACAGGTGCTCGATGACGAGGGAGAGCTCGGAGTGCTCCGTGGGGCCGACGGTGACGGTGTACTGGACCTTGTCCGTCAGCTCGTAGCCGACCATCCGCACGAGCTCTCCCTGGCAGGCGCCGTCGCGCAGCTCGGCGGGGATGGGCTCGGTGGCGGCCGGCTCCACGCGCTTCGTGCCCTCGTGGAAGGAGAAGGGCACGCCCTCGTGGCTCAGGTAGGCGATGAAGTCGCCCGTGGCGTAGGACTTGAATTGGAAGGTGCCCACGTACTGGCCTCCCTCCGGGCGCAGCTTCACGGTGTAGAACGTGTGGAAGGCGTCCACGCGTGGTTGGGCCGTGGTGCTGGCCATCACCGTGGCGTAGGGGCCATTGGTGACGTGCCAGCAGGCGTGCTCGCCCTTGTCGCCGAAGTCGAACTCCGTGCGTGGCACGTAGTTCGGATCCACCACGCAGGCCAGGCGGTCCGTGGCCGCGAGGTAGCCGCGATCACAGTGG encodes:
- a CDS encoding HNH endonuclease; its protein translation is MIRIDRGPEPLELPDVRRGELERFRAIVLASGYDRDELGTRYTAVKEALWRRQSFKCCYCEKVCENVGNDLEHYRPTSRYWWLAWTWENLLFACQNCNRWAKNDEFPLADEKTRPLAPVLIPGGRTRPVTPTPRRTRCAAAG
- a CDS encoding AAA family ATPase, which translates into the protein MFMGRGGISDSKTFVEANRFAMRLPSGEEIRIPALWMSQGYQSTIAWVVDLVAQVWSEAGEPIPLKDIEGLVLIDEIDLHIHPTWQRGLVRSLRHALPRVQFVATTHSPMVLPGLEPHEIFILEAEQDGSVRWAQSTQQPRLLSGGEIYERFFDIRSVYPEEHAQKLHRYLRLAADAYRSDEEEGEMAGLLKWLQNERVPVAYDPVPRRQA
- a CDS encoding Ig-like domain-containing protein, yielding MRRAPLLSTVLSSCLLALSACGDDPPAPANPNPEPGTPSVTATSPAGGDEAQLPGALTQVSLTFSGPMDTSKGTLRPSSGLELGAPTWSGNTLTAPITRIGHDEEHTLTLEGFQDAQGQPVEHTLRFRTGTDRPRPVLTASSIPEGAQDVYPLELYFDHEARRPGIYSRKQLSLRFSVPMRTTHAQVKLENHTDSSIAPRVITGQWSDEGRELLLTLPAPEDGGPGGATLEEKSRYTLDLSALRGAEVGNRLDSAAFLGDGRLDFTTSERDGELEHACTHALANEAEAIQATTGEAPPFGFAPLTDTGHSRYRVTLPGEQQHGYTSLVSRPAQDEHIVLYLDRELAVGAYDGMESKDVAVKVEAARPVCTGITHVASFHALQGNRDYFLRFGPTPGAVFEFILERHAH
- a CDS encoding putative metal-binding motif-containing protein — protein: MKPTQHIAWGALLGLALSACGPAPEGEEMDFSSQDQGLEAGCTALSPSIASHSCLHANNSADHVAVTATSGLTGSTPSLSGTHKQFDVTLPAGATGTVKFTPGTTGSWAFYLNKSITVTAKSGTTTLSSALAQAVSTSCGLTNYTVYNLTAGTTYTLELGTASGNLVGVIPERVEDYNTRYYQDTDGDAYGNNSVSILSACVPPSGYVTARYDCNDSNASINPGAAEVPGNSVDENCNGSLSN